Proteins from one Rhinoraja longicauda isolate Sanriku21f chromosome 41, sRhiLon1.1, whole genome shotgun sequence genomic window:
- the xgb gene encoding x globin gives MGLAGGSARGHGPDPDPDPCSLPPPPRRLFETHPECNDVFFMFRDIDDLKMSKELQSHGLRVMSFIEKSVARLDQEEKLEQLAFDLGYSHCRYNAPPKYYPYVGVQFIAVVKPILKDQWTAEVEQAWECLFDYLTSTMKRGYQEAEQRNKVHQAGHSTRKAAAASSSGNAI, from the exons ATGGGGCTGGCTGGGGGCAGTGCCAGGGGGCACGGACCGGATCCTGACCCTGACCCGTgctcgctgcccccccccccccgcaggctGTTTGAGACGCACCCGGAGTGCAATGACGTCTTCTTCATGTTCCGCGACATCGACGACCTGAAGATGAGCAAGGAGCTGCAATCACACGGGCTGCG GGTGATGTCTTTCATTGAGAAGAGTGTGGCACGATTGGATCAGGAAgagaaactggagcagctggccTTTGACCTTGGCTACAGTCACTGCCGCTACAACGCCCCACCCAAATACTACCCA TACGTCGGGGTGCAGTTCATCGCGGTGGTCAAACCAATACTGAAGGACCAATGGACAGCGGAGGTGGAGCAGGCCTGGGAG TGCCTGTTCGACTACCTGACCAGCACAATGAAGAGGGGCTACCAGGAGGCCGAGCAGAGAAACAAGGTCCACCAGGCCGGCCATTCAACCCGGAAAGCTGCAGCCGCCAGCAGCAGTGGCAACGCTATCTGA